The Pseudomonas iranensis genome includes a window with the following:
- the dctA gene encoding C4-dicarboxylate transporter DctA: MTIRKLLGTLYVQVVIAIAMGIVVGHYWPQIGVDFKPLGDGFIKLIKMIIGPIIFCTVVSGITSMHDVKQVGRVGGKALLYFEIVSSVALVIGLMAAHLLHPGAGFNIDVKTLDSSAIAGFVGQAEHGEGITGFLLHVIPSTFFDAFSKGEILPVLFVSVLFGIALVMVGEKGRPLVSVINQASEVFFRIVGIISRVAPVGAFGAIAFTIGKYGLGSLLPLLKLIGTFYLTAFIFITCVLGSIAHYAGFNIFKLLAYIKAELLIVLGTSSSESALPQLIQKLESLGASKGVVGIVVPTGYTFNLDGTNIYMTLAVLFLAQATNIDLSLEQQLTLLAVAMLTSKGAGAVVGAGFVALAASLAVVPTVPVAAMVLILGVDRFMAECRSPTNIIGNAVAALVVAAWEGELDRSKMAPIALKRGRHSRAAAAAAKLSPE, from the coding sequence ATGACAATCAGAAAACTGCTGGGAACGCTCTATGTGCAGGTCGTCATAGCAATCGCCATGGGCATCGTGGTCGGCCACTACTGGCCCCAGATTGGCGTCGACTTCAAGCCATTGGGTGACGGATTCATCAAGTTGATCAAGATGATTATCGGCCCGATCATCTTCTGCACGGTGGTCTCGGGAATCACGAGTATGCACGACGTGAAGCAAGTCGGGCGGGTGGGCGGCAAGGCATTGCTGTATTTCGAAATTGTTTCGAGCGTTGCTCTGGTCATTGGATTGATGGCGGCCCATCTGTTGCACCCGGGGGCGGGCTTCAACATCGACGTCAAGACGCTCGACTCCTCGGCGATTGCCGGTTTTGTCGGCCAGGCGGAGCACGGCGAAGGCATTACCGGTTTTTTGCTGCACGTGATTCCATCGACGTTTTTTGATGCGTTCTCCAAGGGTGAGATTCTGCCCGTGCTATTCGTTTCGGTGCTGTTCGGCATTGCGCTGGTGATGGTCGGTGAAAAGGGTCGCCCACTGGTAAGCGTGATCAACCAGGCCAGCGAAGTATTCTTCCGCATTGTTGGCATCATCAGCCGCGTGGCACCTGTCGGAGCGTTTGGCGCGATTGCATTCACCATCGGAAAATACGGCCTCGGCTCGTTGCTGCCGCTGCTGAAATTGATCGGAACCTTCTATCTCACGGCATTCATTTTCATTACTTGCGTACTTGGCAGCATTGCCCACTACGCCGGCTTCAATATTTTCAAACTGTTGGCGTACATCAAGGCCGAACTGCTCATTGTGCTTGGCACCAGCTCTTCAGAATCAGCGCTGCCGCAACTGATTCAAAAACTTGAAAGCCTTGGTGCGTCCAAAGGTGTAGTGGGGATCGTTGTTCCGACCGGCTACACCTTCAACCTGGACGGGACCAATATCTACATGACCCTGGCTGTGTTGTTCCTGGCTCAGGCGACCAACATCGATTTGAGTCTTGAGCAACAACTGACTTTGCTGGCGGTGGCCATGCTCACCTCCAAGGGTGCGGGCGCAGTGGTCGGTGCGGGTTTCGTCGCGCTGGCCGCGAGCCTGGCGGTAGTGCCTACCGTACCTGTGGCGGCGATGGTGTTGATCCTCGGGGTCGACCGTTTTATGGCGGAATGCCGATCCCCAACCAATATCATCGGGAATGCCGTCGCAGCCCTTGTAGTGGCGGCTTGGGAGGGTGAACTGGATCGCAGCAAGATGGCACCGATCGCCCTCAAGCGCGGCCGTCATTCACGAGCAGCCGCAGCGGCTGCCAAGCTTTCCCCCGAATAG
- a CDS encoding alpha/beta fold hydrolase, with translation MFAGFLKDQRHVNGVDIAYRIGGSGPGLLLLHGHPQTHVIWHKVAEQLAEHFTVIAADLRGYGDSGKPVANDDHTNYSKREMAKDGVELMNSLGFERFSLLAHDRGARVAHRLALDHPAAVQRMVLLDIAPTLSMYAQTNEAFARAYWHWFFLIRPAPLPETLIEADPGAYLRSVMGSRSAGLKPFTHEAFGEYLRCLKLPGAARGICEDYRASASIDLEHDRADIQSGRHLSLPLLVLWGAEGTVGRCFEPLKEWQQVATDVRGKALPAGHYLAEEVPEVLLAEAMAFLR, from the coding sequence ATGTTTGCCGGATTCCTCAAAGACCAGCGTCATGTCAACGGTGTGGACATTGCCTATCGCATTGGCGGGAGCGGGCCGGGCCTGCTGTTGCTGCACGGTCACCCTCAGACCCATGTCATTTGGCACAAGGTCGCCGAACAACTGGCCGAGCATTTCACGGTGATTGCCGCCGACCTGCGCGGTTATGGTGATAGCGGTAAGCCTGTAGCCAACGACGACCACACCAACTACTCCAAACGCGAAATGGCCAAGGACGGTGTCGAGCTGATGAATTCCCTGGGCTTCGAACGCTTTTCTCTGCTGGCCCACGACCGTGGCGCCCGCGTTGCCCATCGCCTGGCGTTGGATCATCCCGCTGCAGTGCAACGCATGGTGCTGCTCGACATCGCGCCAACCTTGTCGATGTACGCCCAAACCAACGAAGCATTTGCCCGCGCGTACTGGCACTGGTTTTTCCTGATCCGCCCGGCGCCATTGCCGGAAACCCTGATCGAAGCCGACCCCGGAGCCTATCTGCGCAGTGTGATGGGCAGTCGTAGTGCGGGGCTGAAACCGTTTACTCACGAAGCCTTCGGCGAATACCTGCGCTGCCTGAAACTTCCGGGCGCCGCCCGGGGTATCTGCGAGGACTACCGCGCCAGCGCCAGCATAGATCTTGAGCATGACCGTGCCGACATCCAATCCGGTCGTCACCTGAGTCTTCCATTGCTGGTTTTATGGGGCGCCGAAGGCACGGTCGGTCGTTGCTTCGAACCGCTCAAGGAATGGCAGCAGGTCGCCACAGATGTTCGTGGCAAGGCGTTGCCCGCCGGCCATTACCTTGCTGAAGAAGTCCCAGAGGTATTGCTCGCCGAGGCAATGGCTTTCCTGCGTTGA
- a CDS encoding sigma-70 family RNA polymerase sigma factor: MRSDETLGTADPGLLYRTHFSWLQGWLIRRIGCRDNAADLAQDTFVRVLKHRHQSGALREPRAYLSSIARGLMIDQYRRRELERAYLESITLLPQHEVPSEESRLMILDALERIDRLLDSLKPRVRQAFLFARLDGLTCAQIAEKLGVSRATVERDLATALQHCYRLRYVEA, from the coding sequence ATGCGTAGCGACGAAACACTAGGTACTGCAGATCCAGGGCTGCTCTATCGCACCCACTTCTCGTGGTTACAGGGCTGGCTGATTCGGCGCATCGGCTGTCGCGACAACGCCGCAGATCTGGCGCAGGACACTTTCGTCCGTGTGCTCAAACACCGCCATCAGTCCGGCGCCCTGCGCGAGCCACGCGCCTATTTGAGCAGCATTGCCCGCGGTCTGATGATTGATCAGTATCGTCGTCGCGAACTCGAACGTGCCTACCTGGAAAGCATCACCTTGCTGCCGCAACACGAGGTTCCATCGGAAGAAAGCCGGCTGATGATTCTCGATGCGCTCGAGCGCATAGACCGTTTGCTCGACTCGCTTAAACCAAGAGTACGCCAGGCGTTTTTATTTGCCCGACTCGACGGTCTGACCTGCGCGCAAATCGCCGAAAAGCTCGGAGTCTCCCGCGCGACGGTGGAGCGCGACCTGGCCACGGCCCTGCAACACTGCTATCGCTTGCGTTATGTCGAGGCCTGA